A single window of Gossypium arboreum isolate Shixiya-1 chromosome 13, ASM2569848v2, whole genome shotgun sequence DNA harbors:
- the LOC108463026 gene encoding probable carboxylesterase 12 — protein sequence MDNMESTKLEEIAFDGGPPVLRIYKDGRVERLVGTQIDVPPGIDPKTNVESKDAVYSQETAQYLRLYIPKNSTFSSAQKLPLLVYFHGGAFFTWTASSPMYHTYLNSLVAEANVIAVSVDYRRAPEHPIPIAYHDSWDALKWVASHYGGNGHEKWLNRHVDFNKVYLSGDSAGANIAHHMAIRIGKEKLDGINLAGIMLIHPYFWGKEAVGDETKDPDKRAKIERLWRLVSPTTSGADDPWINPFKDQSLASLASLVCSRVLVCVAEKDLFRHRGWYYCERLKKIGWKGEVEMMESKGEDHVFHLLEPTCDSATAKLKKVAAFMNQGP from the coding sequence ATGGATAACATGGAGTCCACCAAGTTAGAAGAAATAGCCTTCGACGGCGGTCCTCCTGTTCTTCGCATATACAAAGATGGGCGCGTCGAGAGGCTTGTCGGCACACAGATCGACGTCCCACCAGGGATCGATCCCAAAACAAACGTCGAATCCAAAGATGCCGTGTATTCACAAGAAACCGCCCAATACCTCCGACTTTACATCCCTAAAAACTCCACTTTCTCCTCCGCCCAAAAGCTCCCACTTCTCGTCTACTTTCATGGCGGAGCATTTTTCACATGGACCGCCTCCTCTCCTATGTACCATACTTACTTAAACTCCTTAGTTGCAGAAGCCAACGTTATCGCCGTCTCGGTTGATTACAGGCGAGCCCCTGAGCACCCTATCCCTATTGCATACCATGATTCATGGGATGCCCTTAAATGGGTCGCCTCCCATTACGGCGGAAACGGCCATGAAAAGTGGTTGAACCGTCATGTTGATTTCAACAAAGTTTATTTATCAGGTGATAGCGCAGGTGCCAACATAGCGCACCACATGGCCATTAGAATCGGCAAAGAAAAGCTGGACGGAATAAACCTTGCGGGCATTATGTTAATACATCCATATTTTTGGGGCAAAGAAGCAGTAGGTGACGAGACCAAGGACCCAGATAAAAGGGCCAAAATAGAAAGACTTTGGCGTTTGGTATCTCCGACGACGAGTGGAGCCGACGATCCATGGATCAATCCCTTTAAAGATCAAAGCTTGGCTAGCTTGGCGAGCCTGGTTTGCAGCAGGGTGCTTGTCTGCGTTGCTGAAAAGGATTTGTTCAGACACAGGGGGTGGTACTACTGCGAGAGGTTGAAGAAGATTGGATGGAAAGGTGAAGTGGAGATGATGGAGAGCAAAGGAGAAGACCATGTATTCCATCTGTTAGAACCGACTTGCGATAGTGCCACGGCTAAGCTGAAGAAGGTTGCTGCTTTCATGAACCAGGGTCCATGA